In Oryza sativa Japonica Group chromosome 2, ASM3414082v1, the following are encoded in one genomic region:
- the LOC4328925 gene encoding protein THYLAKOID RHODANESE-LIKE, chloroplastic-like → MAATTTILSSAAPTPLTAPPRARARAPAARRRRLRARDILGAALGLANGGASAALAAPLSYEETLRLSTDSGGGGGGGGGGEFALPDLGLGGVLDFVAQNPLAAAAGVAAVALPLVLAQVLGGASKPYGVVSAAAAYRALVEEPGAQLVDIRPPGDARQSGAPDLREAKKKAAAVPYDGEDKNGFLKKLSLRFKDPENTTLVILDKFDGNSELVAELVTANGYKAAFAVKDGAEGRRGWLSSSLPWTAPKKGFSLSDLIGDGTDGLPVTLGLAAATGLGILAYTEIETVLQFLGSAAIVQLVASKLIYAEDRKRTLKQIDDFFNKKVAPKELVDEIKEIGQALLPSTGTKSQPAITEAAPATAEAAPAAATATAAPPAAPVEETSTEAAPAEPTPLSPYTNYPDLKPPSSPSPLAPAEATKNESESESAATESAPAVNSAPVAEAAPEAAPPAAPRPLSPYPNYPDLKPPSSPSPSAP, encoded by the exons atggccgccaccaccaccatcctctcctccgccgcgcccacgccgctgACCGCCCCGcctcgcgcccgcgcgcgcgctcccgccgcccggaggcggcggctaaGAGCCCGTGACATCCTCGGCGCCGCGCTCGGCCTCGCCAATGGCGGCGCcagcgccgcgctcgccgcgccgctGTCCTACGAGGAGACGCTGCGTCTCTCGAcggactccggcggcggcggaggcggaggcggaggcggggagtTCGCGCTCCCGGACCTCGGCCTCGGCGGGGTGCTCGACTTCGTGGCGCAGAacccgctggcggcggcggcgggggtcgCCGCGGTGGCGCTGCCGCTGGTGCTCGCGCAGGTGCTGGGCGGGGCGTCGAAGCCGTACGGCGTGGtgtcggcggccgccgcgtaCCGGGCGCTGGTGGAGGAGCCCGGCGCGCAGCTGGTGGACATCAGGCCGCCCGGCGACGCCCGGCAGAGCGGCGCGCCCGACCTCCGCGAGGCCAAGAAGAAGGCGGCCGCCGTGCCCTACGACGGGGAGGACAAGAACGGATTCCTCAAGAAGCTGTCGCTGAGGTTCAAGGACCCCGAGAACACCACATTGGTCATCCTTGACAA GTTTGATGGGAACTCCGAGCTGGTTGCTGAGCTTGTAACAGCGAATGGTTACAAAGCTGCTTTTGCAGTGAAGGATGGTGCAGAGGGACGCCGAGGATGGCTG AGCAGTAGTCTTCCCTGGACAGCTCCCAAGAAGGGATTCAGCTTGAGCGATCTAATCGGG GATGGCACAGATGGTTTGCCTGTCACACTTGGGCTTGCTGCAGCTACTGGTTTGGGAATACTTGCCTACACAGAG ATAGAGACTGTGCTTCAGTTTTTGGGGTCAGCTGCCATTGTCCAGCTAGTTGCAAGCAAACTCATATATGCTGAG GACCGAAAGAGAACCCTTAAACAGATCGATGATTTCTTCAACAAAAAGGTTGCTCCAAAGGAGCTTGTTGATGAAATAAAG GAAATCGGTCAGGCTCTGCTGCCTTCTACTGGTACCAAGAGCCAACCAGCAATCACAGAAGCTGCTCCAGCAACAGCAGAAGCTGCTCCAGCTGCCGCCACAGCTACCGCTGCACCACCGGCAGCACCGGTAGAAGAGACCAGTACAGAGGCAGCTCCTGCAGAGCCGACACCTCTTTCACCATATACAAAT TATCCGGATCTCAAACCACCATCCTCCCCTTCGCCACTGGCACCGGCTGAGGCGACTAAAAATGAGTCGGAATCCGAGAGCGCAGCGACCGAATCTGCACCTGCAGTTAACTCAGCACCAGTAGCAGAAGCCGCCCCAGAGGCGGCGCCACCTGCAGCTCCGAGACCTCTTTCGCCTTACCCGAAT TATCCAGACCTCAAACCACCATCGTCGCCTTCACCATCGGCACCATAG
- the LOC107276250 gene encoding transcription factor SPEECHLESS, with protein sequence MADGGGGGLCELFSDDHRDIRHVADADLFRILETWEECINGGAGGGGGGVSLAGVADQGAAAASTGAGGGARTTTTTTAANGRRREGRDEEKGGGGGGGPPAQKKQKGSSSSSSSPAALAAAVGDGDGAAKMSHITVERNRRKQMNEHLAVLRSLMPCFYVKRGDQASIIGGVVDYIKELQQVLRSLEAKKNRKAYADQVLSPRPSPAAAALMVKPTPPISPRFAAAAAAGVPISPRTPTPGSPYNKHAAAAATARPPHPAAATSSCSVAYSMSPAMTPTSSSSTTTTTTHELSPAPAFLPILDSLVTELAARGGASCRPLVIPSSAAAIAGIVGVPDVRVEFAGPNLVLKTVSHRAPGQALKIIAALESLSLEILHVSICTVDDATVLSFTIKIGIECELSAEELVQEIQQTFL encoded by the exons atggcggacggcggcggcggcggcctgtgcGAGCTCTTCTCCGACGACCACCGCGACATCCGCCACGTCGCGGACGCCGACCTGTTCCGCATCCTCGAGACGTGGGAGGAGTGCATcaatggcggcgccggcggcggaggcggtggggtTTCTTTAGCTGGTGTGGCTGATCAGGGAGCCGCTGCGGccagcaccggcgccggcggtggtgcaaggacgacgacgacgacgaccgccgcgaacggtcggcggcgggagggccGCGACGAggagaaaggcggcggcggtggcggtggtccTCCGGCACAGAAGAAGCAAaaggggtcgtcgtcgtcgtcgtcgtctccggcggcgttggcggcggcggtgggggacgGCGATGGTGCGGCGAAGATGTCGCACATCACGGTGGAGCGCAACCGGAGGAAGCAGATGAACGAGCACCTCGCCGTCCTGCGCTCGCTCATGCCATGCTTCTACGTCAAGAGG GGAGATCAGGCGTCAATCATAGGAGGGGTGGTGGATTACATCAAGGAGCTTCAGCAAGTGCTTCGCTCGCTGGAGGCCAAGAAGAATCGGAAGGCCTATGCCGACCAGGTGCTCAGCccgcggccgtcgccggcggcggcggcgctcatggtCAAGCCCACGCCGCCGATCAGCCcgcggttcgccgccgccgccgccgccggggtgcCGATCAGCCCACGGACGCCCACCCCGGGCAGCCCGTACAACaagcatgccgccgccgccgccaccgctcgcccgCCGCACCCGGCGGCCGCGACGTCGTCGTGCTCGGTGGCGTACAGCATGTCGCCGGCCATGACGCccacgtcgtcctcgtcgacgacgacgacgacgacgcacgagctctcgccggcgccggcgttccTGCCCATCCTCGACAGCCTCGTCACCGAGCtcgccgcccgcggcggcgccagctgCAGGCCGCTGGTcatcccctcctccgccgccgccatcgccggcatCGTCGGCGTCCCCGACGTGAGGGTGGAGTTCGCCGGGCCGAACCTGGTGCTGAAGACGGTGTCGCACCGCGCGCCGGGTCAGGCGCTCAAGATCATCGCCGCTCTGGAGAGCCTCTCGCTCGAGATCCTGCACGTCAGCATCTGCACCGTCGACGACGCCACCGTCCTCTCCTTCACCATCAAG ATTGGGATCGAGTGCGAGCTGAGTGCAGAGGAGCTGGTGCAAGAAATTCAGCAAACTTTCTTGTGA
- the LOC9268197 gene encoding basic blue protein, with amino-acid sequence MARAGSVCVAVLLAVCCAETILVAGATEWHVGDDKGWTFGVAGWENGKAFKVGDVLVFKYSPMMHNVLQVDHAGYDGCKVGAGDKKYASGNDRITLAAGKVFFICGFPGHCANGMKIAVATK; translated from the exons ATGGCACGGGCAGGAAGCGTCTGCGTCGCCGTTCTGCTGGCCGTCTGCTGCGCCGAGACgatcctcgtcgccggcgcgacGGAGTGGCACGTCGGCGACGACAAGGGCTGGACCTTCGGCGTCGCCGGCTGGGAGAACGGCAAGGCCTTCAAGGTCGGCGATGTGCTCG TGTTCAAGTACAGCCCGATGATGCACAACGTGCTGCAGGTGGACCATGCCGGGTACGACGGCTGCaaggtcggcgccggcgacaagAAGTACGCCTCCGGCAACGACAGGatcaccctcgccgccggcaaggTCTTCTTCATCTGCGGCTTCCCCGGGCACTGCGCCAACGGCATGAAGATCGCCGTGGCCACCAAATAG
- the LOC4328924 gene encoding uncharacterized protein has translation MVKLATARECRAYGLGGGGRAARGRWEYINAGAYVFAAVLLAGGFGWHLSAWSATTRSGLAAAALGLLLLLAVNAHDLLAHAAGVDYSLALAAGLDSQFALVEVAVPAVHFAGTVLTLIALIFFEIQMARGYRHSLEKHGLNMLIAGPALWLLGSIQNICQVYERANGHVQILQKCVQTPLLLGSTLFLIGGIINRHDIHSQSTSRSELLGRSWGWFCVSGSLLFVAAGLLNLLKVFKMQQMDGRGLEKLRGGAQERLNREREGKVPLILEEGQRRTPAPVSGQVPPPPAGSYKEAVVSGAPAG, from the exons aTGGTGAagctggcgacggcgagggagtGCCGGGCGTACGGCttgggcggcggggggcgggcggcgcgggggaGGTGGGAGTACATCAACGCCGGGGCGTACGTCTTCGCGGCGGTGCTCCTAGCCGGCGGCTTCGGGTGGCACCTCTCCGcgtggtccgccaccaccaggtccggcctcgccgcggcggcgctcgggctcctcctcctcctcgcggtgAACGCGCACGACCTCCTGGcgcacgccgccggcgtcgactACAGCCTCGCACTCGCCGCCGGGCTCGACAGCCAGTTCGCTCTCGTCGAGGTCGCCGTCCCCGCCGTCCACTTCGCTGGCACCGTGCTCACCCTCATTGCGCTCATCTTCTTCGAGATTCAG ATGGCAAGAGGGTACAGGCACAGCCTAGAGAAGCACGGCCTGAACATGCTCATCGCCGGGCCGGCGCTGTGGTTACTCGGATCCATACAAAACATCTGCCAGGTATACGAACGCGCCAACGGGCATGTCCAGATCCTCCAGAAATGTGTCCAAACGCCGCTGCTGCTAGGGAGCACGCTGTTCTTGATCGGCGGCATCATCAACCGCCACGACATCCACAGCCAATCGACATCCCGTTCAGAGCTACTG GGGAGGAGCTGGGGATGGTTCTGCGTCTCCGGCAGCCTGCTGTTCGTCGCGGCGGGGCTGCTGAACCTCCTCAAGGTGTTCAAGATGCAGCAGATGGACGGGCGGGGACTGGAGAagctgcgcggcggcgcgcaggaGCGGCTGAACAGGGAGAGGGAGGGCAAGGTGCCCCTCATTCTTGAGGAAGGCCAGAGGAGGACCCCGGCTCCGGTGTCGGGCCAGGtcccgccgcctccggctgGGTCCTACAAGGAGGCCGTCGTCAGCGGCGCGCcggctggctag